TTGACAACCCGGCAGAGGTCATCGACGTCATTGTCGTCGGTGCAGGCCTTGCCGGGCTTGTCGCTGCCCGTGACCTCACGGACAAGGGATTCCAGGTCGCCGTCCTCGAGGGAAGGAACCGGATCGGCGGGCGGACCTTTGCGCGGGAAGTAGTCAGCACTACCCAGAAAGTGGACTTCGGTGGAACTTGGGTCATTCCAGCCGAACACACCGCAGTGATGGCCGAGTTGCAGCACTACGCGATCCGGAGCGTACCAACGCCCTTGCCAACACATTTCATCACCGAACTGGACGGAATGCTGTCTGACAAGGGCTTTCTCTTCGAGAGTGAAATCGGTGAGATGACACGCGCATTCGACGTCATCGCGAGGCGGGCTGAGCCTGACGCAACCGCGGACGGTGCACTCCGCTCAATCGGACTCGACGCTGGTTTGCTCGCCTGGGTACAGGCAACCCAGCGCTATCTCTCCGGAGCGCCCTTGACGGACCTCTCCGGAGTCGACTGCTCGGGTATGTCGCCGAGCGATCTCGCCAACCCCGACCATTACACGCACACCATCGACGGCACCTCGCAGAGACTCGTCGACGCCATCGCCGGCAGCTCGCAGGCCACCTTGCTGCTCAACACCGAAGTCGCTGCCGTCCACACGACCGTCGATGGCTTCGCCGTACTCGACAGGGCGCGAAACAGATTGGTG
Above is a window of Mycolicibacterium baixiangningiae DNA encoding:
- a CDS encoding flavin monoamine oxidase family protein: MVDTSPWAQLFKGNRTMRHGTSVDNPAEVIDVIVVGAGLAGLVAARDLTDKGFQVAVLEGRNRIGGRTFAREVVSTTQKVDFGGTWVIPAEHTAVMAELQHYAIRSVPTPLPTHFITELDGMLSDKGFLFESEIGEMTRAFDVIARRAEPDATADGALRSIGLDAGLLAWVQATQRYLSGAPLTDLSGVDCSGMSPSDLANPDHYTHTIDGTSQRLVDAIAGSSQATLLLNTEVAAVHTTVDGFAVLDRARNRLVARNVVIAVPLNMLVDIDFRPRIPAATALGESRHAGHSVKLWMTVRNVVGWPRLFSASGPIAYARLERQLDSGDAFLVGFSDDPAMANASASEVQTALQAFLPDIEVLGVDAHDWNADHFARGTWMAPRPGQLQQVGALADLSYTNGIHFSGADLCVGNYGTIEGAIVSGRQAAARISDQP